GAATTGAAGCGGTTGCAAGACATCAACGCCCATATCGATGAGACCGGAAACGACATCCATGACAGCGCCGTCGCTGTGGTAAATAATCTTGGCTCCATGTTCGCGAATGATTTTATTGAGGCGAACGTGATAGGGCTTGATGAACTCCTCCCACATTTTTATTGACATGAGTAAGCCGTTCTGTCCGCCAACATCATCGGCGGTGAACACTAAATCAACCTCATCATTAGCAGCGGTCAATACTCTTTGGATATATTCACAATAGAAGTCCGTCACACGGCTCATGATCCCATGCGCTATTTCAGGGTTAACGGCCAGATCCATGAACATCTGTTCGAACCCACGCAGGTACCAGGAGGTCTCATAGAGGGGCGAAGTGCCCGCCATGATATAGCGTTGTCTTCCAGAATGCTCTTCGGCTATCGCGTTGGGAAGAACCGAATAATCAAACCAATCAGGACTGGGCCATGGAAATTGCTCAAGCTCATCCATGCTCTCAGCGTTCGCCAGTGGGTGATGGTCGATTTCGTAGTAAGTTGCCAGTCCGCACTTCATTGCCTTGCGCCTGATACCCCACATGTCGTAGCCAGATTCATAGCTTGGTCCATGGTATCCAGGGCCGACGCCTGTGATATCGAGCATTGGGTCAAGATAGCTATAGGTATCGTCATAGCCTTTACTGCGAACATACGCTTCAAATTCACTGCCCGCAGGATCGTTGATACCTGAACAGACCATTGCTATCGGAACCCGATCCGTCTCTTTGTGCGCCAACGCTAAACTAACTCGCTCGTAGCTAGTCAACTGACCGTCTTTCATCTTAAATCTCCTCTTCTATTGTGTCGCGATTAAAGATAATGCAACGGAAACGACCTAAACTATTATCAAATAACGTCTAACTCCATACACTGCTTAGGCCGTCTTATCAGGTAACTATTACCCCACCGCCTTGCATAACAATAGCTCCGAGTCCAAGGCAGAATCCAAGCGGATGGGGAGGCCGGTGTAGACTAGGTCTTTGCCCTCCATTACGAACGTTGTACCGGTTCTGTCGCTGGTGACCTCGTAGCGTTTGGCGGGGTCGAGACCCTTGAAACGCATGAGGTATTCATTCTCTGACCCCGCTGTACGGAAGAGGCCGGCGATAGCTTTTGTCTTGTCTCTTGAGACGAGTTCCATCACGCCGATCCCATATGGGTCGGACATGTGCGTAAGAGTCGGAGTGTGGTGGTAGATACGGCTGGTGGGCAGGAAGGGCCGTACGAACTCTTTATACATCTTGACCGTGCGCTTGACACGCTCCATCAATACAGGATTTGGTTCTGCTCCTACTAACCACAATACGGTGCCTATCGTAGGCCTGCCGAACATCGCCAGGCGGCACTGCCAATCGATAGACCCGGCAAGATGGGTTGGCTGTCCCTGACCTATCAGGTGCCTATCAACAAGTTCAGGTGGCAAAGCTATCGTCATGCCGTTCCCAATAGTGAAGGAATAGGGCGGTTGCTGCTGGTCAGTGACCCAAGTATGGCTGAAACGTTTAATCATCCCAAAGTCCGTTCGGCCTCCACCGCCGGCACAGTTTTCGAGGATCAGATCGGGGTACCGCGCTCGGATGCGATCGAATACTGCGTAAAGCGTCTCATAATATCGCCAATAATTGTTCTCGACGAATCCGCCCTCCAATCGAGTGCCGCCATATCCGAGTGTGCAGTTGTAGTCAAGACGGAAGAAGTCAAGCTCGTTCTCTTGAATGACACGGTTAATGGAGTCTTCGAACCAGCGGGCCACTTCGGGATTGCTCAGATCGACGGGGCTAAAGCGTTCGCCTGAGTATGAGAGCGATCCGTATTCGGGGTGCTCCTTTGCCATGCGGCTTTCATGGCCAATGCGTTCAGCCTCCATCCACAGGCCCCAGAGCATCCCTTTCTCATGGCAGCGTTTTCGAAACGACGCGAGCCCTTCTGGTAGCCGGTTGCCGACATTCCAATCTCCTACCCTAGTTGCCCAATAGGTGTCCTTATCGCCATACCATCCTGCATCGATAAACACGACTTCAGCCCCCAGTTCAGCGGATACGTCTATTGCCGAATTCACTAATTCAGGGGTCAACTCAAATATATCACCAGCGATACCGCCTTCGACCCAGCATCCCCGGCCTCGCGGTTGGGGCATCATCACGCTTTGGCGAACATGATCGTGCATCGCCTGAACTGCCTCATCCAGATCGCCTTGCACCATCCCCAAGTGCATCTCAGGGGTGGCAACGGTCTCTTCGGGAGCGATGATGCGCATGGGAGCGGGAGCTTCGGGTCCTGCGCGGAAGAAGAGCAGTGGAGAGACATTTGCATCCTCGGGGCCGTCGGTGAGGTCGAACTCAAAAGCATAACCACCAGACCAAGCCAACTGACCAATAAAATGCTCACCGGTGATCTCATTTCGTACGACAAACATCGGGTGGCGTGCACGTTTGCGGCGATATCGGCCATTAATGCGATAAGTCGAATTAGGAAGCGGCCGCCAGTCGAATTGACCCTCACGTCCATGGGCATGACCCTGCATATAGCCGACGGAGTAGAGTTCGCCTTCTTTGAGAAAGCGATACTGCAAACCCGCTCCGGTATAAAGGCAACCACTCCACGGATAAGCCGCCGACAGCGCAGCAGGCTGGTCACCGGTATTAGTGATTTCCAGCCACCGGGTGATGATTGGCGTGCCGTCCAATACGGTATGCACGCGGATGGTAACGGGCCTAACGCCATGCTTGAGGATTAAAACGTGATGTAGTTTATTTTCTTCTTGGGTTTGCTCAAAATCAACATATTCCCAATGAGAATGTAGCAATTGCCCATCGAGTTCGACCCAAAAGGCTTGTCTTGGAGCATCGCCGTCGGGAGGCAAAAGCTGTGTTTTAAAGTGCTGCTGCCCCTGCCCATTCCAAGCACGGCCGACATATTGCCCGTTCATCAACGATTCGACGTAAACCGTCATCCCGCTTCTGAAATAGAGCGTCGGGACGGGATCATCGGTATAAAAAACGTTAGTAAAACTCTCCATCTCCGCCATCACTCACACCTCTGTATAAATGCAACGTTAAGAGCAGATAGACTTTCATCCTACATCCCATGTTGCTTTCTTGGTAAAATCAAGCGTACCATCTCTTAGAAGCGTTTGCCTACGGTATAAAAATCCATAGGCAACAATAATAATAATTAATTGCGAAACCCACCCATCAGGAGAGTGCGTCATGAAAACAATGACATCGGTTCAGATTCTTAATGGAAATTGGTTCATCACTACCGACCCCGACAATAGAGGCAAAGAGGTCGACTGGTTTAATTCGATCCCTGAGGATGTAAAACCGGCGCCGGTGCCTGGCGTTATTCAGCAGGTCTTTCCAGCTTATCACGGTTTGGTTTGGTACTACCACAGCTTCCGACCGACACAAAAAGCAACCGCTAATGAGCGAGTTCTACTTCGTTTTGGGTTTGTTGATTATCTATGTGAGGTTTGGCTGAACGGTAAACCGGTTGGCGGTCATGAGGGAGCCGAACTGCCTTTTACCTTAGATGTCACTGAGGCGATTCATTTTGATGCTGATAACTTGCTGGTTGTTCGTATACTCAACCCATCCAATGAGATGATAGACGGCATGGATTGGGCACATACGGCCCACGGGTTCAAGAGCGCTGCATTCATTCCCGGGAGCCAGTACCAATCGGGCGGGATTATGGCCAACGTTGAGTTGCTTGTCGTGCCCTCTATACGCATCGTGGATGTATTCGCGAAGCCGAACCTTACAGATGGCGCTCTCAATGTCCT
This genomic window from bacterium contains:
- a CDS encoding uroporphyrinogen decarboxylase family protein, whose protein sequence is MKDGQLTSYERVSLALAHKETDRVPIAMVCSGINDPAGSEFEAYVRSKGYDDTYSYLDPMLDITGVGPGYHGPSYESGYDMWGIRRKAMKCGLATYYEIDHHPLANAESMDELEQFPWPSPDWFDYSVLPNAIAEEHSGRQRYIMAGTSPLYETSWYLRGFEQMFMDLAVNPEIAHGIMSRVTDFYCEYIQRVLTAANDEVDLVFTADDVGGQNGLLMSIKMWEEFIKPYHVRLNKIIREHGAKIIYHSDGAVMDVVSGLIDMGVDVLQPLQFDAAKMDAVEIKATHGERLCFQGGVSVQSTLPFGTPEQVQEEVKHLITTLGKDGGYILGPSHAIQAGTPPENIYAMFETARSFYPHNQTK
- a CDS encoding alpha-galactosidase; its protein translation is MAEMESFTNVFYTDDPVPTLYFRSGMTVYVESLMNGQYVGRAWNGQGQQHFKTQLLPPDGDAPRQAFWVELDGQLLHSHWEYVDFEQTQEENKLHHVLILKHGVRPVTIRVHTVLDGTPIITRWLEITNTGDQPAALSAAYPWSGCLYTGAGLQYRFLKEGELYSVGYMQGHAHGREGQFDWRPLPNSTYRINGRYRRKRARHPMFVVRNEITGEHFIGQLAWSGGYAFEFDLTDGPEDANVSPLLFFRAGPEAPAPMRIIAPEETVATPEMHLGMVQGDLDEAVQAMHDHVRQSVMMPQPRGRGCWVEGGIAGDIFELTPELVNSAIDVSAELGAEVVFIDAGWYGDKDTYWATRVGDWNVGNRLPEGLASFRKRCHEKGMLWGLWMEAERIGHESRMAKEHPEYGSLSYSGERFSPVDLSNPEVARWFEDSINRVIQENELDFFRLDYNCTLGYGGTRLEGGFVENNYWRYYETLYAVFDRIRARYPDLILENCAGGGGRTDFGMIKRFSHTWVTDQQQPPYSFTIGNGMTIALPPELVDRHLIGQGQPTHLAGSIDWQCRLAMFGRPTIGTVLWLVGAEPNPVLMERVKRTVKMYKEFVRPFLPTSRIYHHTPTLTHMSDPYGIGVMELVSRDKTKAIAGLFRTAGSENEYLMRFKGLDPAKRYEVTSDRTGTTFVMEGKDLVYTGLPIRLDSALDSELLLCKAVG